The region cccacacccacacacacacacacacacacacacacacacacacacacacacacacacacacacagtattttaCCATTGTTTActaaaaatacatttcaatatCATTACATAAAATGATCTAAAAGGGTCATTCAAGCAATAATACTTCTAATAGTTTACACAGTTTAGTTATGGCTTGGCCTTCTAACCTAAAAACGACTCTGAAATGATGGTCAGTTTTATCAGTGTTTGACATCTGCTGTGAATATTGACCCAGTGCTGGTGTCACCATTTCTGCCATCGCTAGGCTTCAATGTTTAAAACAATCCTATGCCACTGTGCATTCAATTCTAATCCCAAATATTTAGGTGCCAATCGATTGATTGTGAACATGAATATATCACAAAACGAGAGAAAATAATCagacaacatactgtatatgcatTTGCTCATTGTGGGAGCAGACTTGCCTGTAATCATGTGGATCATAGTTCATTTGTATAATAAATAATCCACTTTAAGATATAATTAGACTACAGGACTGTTGGGTTATCCTAATGTATTAGTATTGGAAATCTatcccaaacaaaccaaactAAATACTATCTATCCCAAACAAACCTAACTAAATACTATCTATCCCAAACAAACCTAACTAAATACGATGGTGACTGAGGTCTCGCTTTATTTTTGTTGTGTGCACTAACTAGGCTTTTTTGGTGTCCCTTTTGAAGACAGCAACAGCAAAATTTGCATACATGTAACAAAATGACTAAGAAACATTTACAAACCTTGAACATTCAAACTTTTTACAGATGATAATACTATTTTTTAAAAACGAATCATGGATCATGTTGCTGTCTTCAAAAGGGACACCAAAAAAGCCTAGTTAGTGCACACAACAAAAATTATTTTCATGGCAGGAGGTTTTTGCCAAACATTTTTATTTAGCAACCTGTCACCTATTCACTTTCGGTAAAGGGTAAAATATCATTGGATTTAATGATATGGGTGATTATCGACAAAATGATTTAAGTCAATTACAGGAGGTCTTGTGAAAGGCTAATGTGGCTGTCACGTGGGAGCCAGAAACCGCGTCTCTTCGAATCGAGCGGAGAGGAAACGCTTTAAAGATCTCACTCCCCTCACTCATCGACCTTCATATGGCCAGACTGACAGAGACATCTGAGGGCAGGTGCATTTTATGGGACAGACAGTTGACTAGTTTAACCAACGTTTAAATAAGTGCAGAAAGTATGCCAAGTGACTACCCAGATGCGTAATAGCGCGCGAGAGTTCTCACCTCTTATCACTGATCAATTTGGAGGGATTTAAAAGGATGTTGGATTCCAATGAGTCTAATGTGAAAATGACATCTAGTCATAGGATTTCTTTTTCTATAATTGATATAATGGACCCAAATAAATTTAATAGCAAGAAGATACTCGAACTTTTCCCTACAAAGGATACGTTTCCTTCGCAGAACTTACGAGTGGCACGTTTTGAAGAGGATGCTGGCGCAGATGGAGAGCCGCCACTTGTGCGCACGGAAGCAGCAGGTAAAGATAACACAAAACTAAAGACAACAATTTATTTTTGGTACATGTATACCcgctgttttttgttttgttttagggGAAAATAGAGAATCAACAAACGTATATAGCCCACGTAACGTGTATTACTCGTTCAGTTCAGCATAATATATTTGTTTAGCATTATAACATGAATAATGTCCATATAACTTATTTTCAACACAGggatacaacacattatataatatGTCCATAGTTAATACGACGTAGGCCTAATAGCCAATATGAGAAACATCTATCGCTTCTTGCTTCACTGATCAACTAAGAGTGTGGCTATTTTATATCAGATAAAGTGTTGTCATCTCTATATGACCTTCCCTTAATTTTCAAGGCTACGTTTCCTTTTAAGAAACTCACAAAGGGTTGCTCCCACTGCCCGTGTGTGTGATTGGCATTGGGACAGGCTGGCCAGATAATTGTTGAAATCGTCCCATTGAGGATGCCTCCGCTCGCTTTGATCGATATCCCATTACTGCATCCTGCATATCTCCCTCCAGCACCTTGCAGGTACAAACTTCAAACCACATCCCTTTCTGATCCTAAATATCGTTCGATTAAAACTTCCCTTTAAATAGATTAGATTTATCGATCCACTAACAAATTTGAAACTCCATTAGCACGTCATAGGTAGATGGTGAAGCTGGATTTGGCCTGGATTTCTTTCCGCAACATGACATTTGAGGCGATTTGTGATAAATACATTATTTAGGGATTAGAGGCTAAGCCACCCATAGTCCCCTTCTTAACCCTCGCTTCGTTCCACTCGCACAACTCCTGATTTTAATCAAACACATTTTACAGTTATCCTATTAGCTAGGCCTATTTTAGACAATGTATTAGTTTTAGGGATTTCAGACAGTCTTAAATATACTTTTATTTTCAATTTCAAGGATAATCCTTTCTTTTTCTAATTCTTACTTTACGCATGGATCTCAAATTAGTCTCGGTAGTCCCAGACCTAGAACATTGTTGTAGAAGGCAACGCGTCTGCCAAGGGAGACTAATCTGAAATAGGCTACTGTAAACGTTTAGGTGGAAGTTATGGATCTAGAGAAGAGGGGCGGCCGGGTGGCGCTGTCCATTCAACACCATTTAGGGCCTACAGTTTTGCGCATGTATGCGCTTCCTCAACAACATGCCGCCGGCTTTTAAGATCTTATTTCCATATGTATGAGGTCGATAACATTATCGAAATTGCAGAGAATTTGTTTAGCTTTTGGAAAGCCCATTTACAGTGCTAATGTTCATGTTTGTGTTCACAGGTGAAGACACGGGGACTGACCACTCAAGTAGCGCAGATCTTAAGCACCAGGCAGCCGTCAACCCACTTTCAGTACACTCAACGACTGAGCCAGAGGAGCAAGAAGAGGGGGCCGGGGACAGCATCAGCAGCAGCGCCGGAACTTCAGCCACACATGACCCCTCACCTCACAAACGGCGGCGCTCGGATCACGGTTGCGCCAAGCCGCGACGCGCCAGGACTGCCTTCACATACGAACAACTGGTGGCCCTGGAGAACAAATTCCGCTCTACGAAATACCTGTCAGTGTGTGACAGACTCAACCTGGCTCTGTCCCTCAGCCTCACCGAGACGCAGGTCAAGATCTGGTTCCAGAACAGAAGAACCAAGTGGAAGAAACAGAACCCGGGCGCGGACAGCACGATGTCGCCTGGGTCGAACTCTTTGGTCAGCGTCAACCCATGTCCTGTGACGTGTGTCTCGAGTTCAGCCAGTTACCAAACTTTCCCGTCCTTCAGCTCTGGGAATATGATCTTCCATACTGCCGCGGTTCCTTTGTCGTCCACTGGAGGGCTGTTACATCACTTCTTGCCCAATGGTTATCATCTCCAGCCATCCTACTTTACCCCACATTTATGAGACCTGACCTACTTCGTCTATGGAGACTTGAGGATGGACACACCGAGATAGGATTATAACTAGGTATTGGACTCTCTCTCACAAAAGTGTAATTTTTAACACTGTCTGTTGAACGAGGTCATGACAGACATTAGTCTGCACCATCAAATGATAACCAGAAGAATAACTTCAGACTCCTCCCACTggccaaaaactggttgaatcaatgttgtttccatgtcatttcaacccccCAAAATCAATGTGGTGACATTGAAttaacatggaaaactgattggatttgcaaaaagtcatcaacataagggaaTTCTGTCCTTTTTTCactcaacttttaacctaaatccaatggccAGGTCacatttttggttgatttcatgttgaattcacattagtttgcaactcaacaaaatgtaaatcaaaactagacgttgaactgacagtGGGTTGTTCGATGATGGAGAGAAATGTCGGGACAGAGCCTTTTCTGACACATGGGTGGTGAACAAGACTATTTATCTttactgtatctgatgatgtatACCAACAGTCCATGTGGAGATCTTGCTGTACAGCTGCTTATCATGGAGGGCCAAATAAATACGCAAACCTGCTGCATGCAGATATCTACATAATTAACATCCTTCAGTGTATGTAGGAACTATAGAGATTGTTGGCCTGCCATAATGAACTTAAACAATATCCCGTTTTCTCTATCTCTGTATTTGACTCTATCTGGAGCAAAATGTAGCATGACACAAACCATCTCTCCTTACTGTATGTTTGGGTCTGTCACTCACAAGATTTCACTGTTCATAtttgtccattttaaaatgaACACATGTAAATTAAAACATATATGTAAAACAGATATAGAGTTGTAATATTTgattaattatgttttttgttgttgctagtgTGAAGCAAGATGGAATTAATTGTTCAAAAACAGAGAATTTAGACTGTCCAAGAATGAACTACGATCATACAGGGGATGCTGGTGAAGTAGGTTCAATGTAGATCAGATGAATTTGTCTCAATACCCCTTCAGGCCAGTATAGCTCCATGTTATTGATGTCACACATTCACTTTTTACTCCACTACAACTAATACTTAGTTTACAATGACTGACTCAATTGCTGAATTCAGGTAAATCATTAACATTGACTAGGGTCCATGTTTCTGGTGATAATGCATTTGAGATGAGTGTTGGTGAAATGCTTTTTGGGTCACAATAGGTTGATTATTTTGTTTTAGAAAGGTCATCTCTGTTTAGTGCAGATAATTgtaattatgttttattttttatttttatcaacgATGCCTCTCTGAAAAATCTGTAAATACTGCCATCTCCTGGATAAAAAAGGTAAGACTTCAGGGGGCCTACTTCATGCATAAGCACTCACACTAAAATCATTTTTTACATGCTTCAAATACACACCATAACCACAGAGGGTCGCCATCTTCTCACGTTGTTTAATATACCCAGTAAGCAGTGAGTGCATGAGGACAAAACAGATTCAACACAGATTTAACTACATATCTTGGTTTCACAACACTGGTACTGATTACCTAGTTTGTATGCTAGTAATATTGCTTATCTAATAATGGTTTGTTGATTTTAAGTACACAATACACAACTCAAATATACGTTAAAGTAAACTTGTAGGCTCTTTCGTTTTTAGTAGCTAGAGAGTCAACATCCATTTACTTGAATGTATAATCGTGACAACATATTACTGTAACCTCAACCAAAGTACTTCAGCTAATGCGGTGTACATAGCAATATAACTAGTCAGTATGGACTACATGGTTGGTCACTGACCTCAACATGGTGTTCCTCTGAGTCAAAATGGAAATATAACACAAACACGGAGAAGCTGGAATGTCATTACTGTCCGCAACTATGAGAGGTCAGCGAAGCTTgtaagacctgtgtgtgtgtgtgtgtgtgtgtttatagagaCATGTTTAACAGTGCCAAGGAATGCTCACCCTGGCCTCAACTCAACTTGCTATTGCAAACTGTCGCTGATCATCCATCATGATCTTCAGGAGACGAAGAATACCAAGGCCTTCCCTCTTTTACCACCCTTTTTTTTACTTACTTCATAccttccatagctctccatagctctccataccttccatagctctccataaCTTCCATAGCTCTCAATAGCTCTCCATAccttccatagctctccataccttccatagctctccatagctctccaaaGCTCTCCAAACCTTCCATAGCTCTCAATACCTCTCCATACCTTCCATAGCTCTTAATAccttccatagctctccatagctctccatagctctaCATACCTTCCATAGCTCTCAATAGCTCTCCATACCTTCCATAGATCTCaatagctctccatagctctccatacctTCCATAGCTCTTAATAccttccatagctctccatagctctccaaaGCTCTCCAAACCTTCCATAGCTCTCAATACCTCTCCATACCTTCCATAGCTTTCAATAGCTCTCCATACCTTCCATAGCTCTCaatagctctccatagctctccatacctTCCATAGCTCTTAATACCTTTCATAGCTCTCCATAGCGCTCAATAGTTCTCAATAGCTCTCCATACCTTCCATAGCTCTCaatagctctccatagctctccatacctTCCATAGCTCTTAATACCTTCCATAACTCTCCACAGCTCTCCATACCTTCCATAGCTCTCCAAACCTTCCATAGCTCTCCAAACCTTCCATACCTCTTAATAccttccatagctctccatagctctccatagctctccaaaCCTTCCATAGCTCTCAATACCTCTCCATAccttccatagctctccatagctctccatacctTCCATAGCGCTCAATAGCTTCCATAGCTATCCATACCTTCCATAGCTCTTAATACCttttagttggtagagcatggtgtttgcaacgccagggttgtcggttcgtttcccacgggggaccagtacgggaaaaaaaaagaaaaaaaaatgtatgaaatgtatgcattcactactgtaagtcgctctggataagagcgtctgctcaatgactaaaatgtaaatgtaaatgcaatagCTCTCCACAGCTGTCCacagctctccatagctctccgtAGCTCTCTATAGCTCTCCATACCTTCCATAGCTCTTACTAccttccatagctctccatagctaTCCAtagctctctgtagctctctataGCTCTCCGTACCTTCCATAGCTCTTACTACCTTCCATAGCTCTCCACAGCTATCtatagctctccatagctctccatagcttCCATAACTCTCCTTAGCTCTCCATAGCTTCCATAACTCTCCAtaactctccatagctctccataccaTCCATAgcttccatagctctccataactctccatagctctccatagctctccataccaTCCATAGCTTCCATAGCTCTCCgtagctctccatagctctctatagctctccataccttccatagctctctatagctctccataccttccatagctctccatagctctccatagctctctaTAGCTCTCCATACCATCAATAGTTTCCATAgatctccatagctctccatagcaCTCCATACCATCCATAGCTTCtatagctctccatagctctccataccaTCCATAGCTTCCAtaactctccatagctctccataccatctatagcttccatagctctccatagctctccatagctctccatagctctccatacctTCCacagctctccatagctctccgtAGCTCTCTATAGCTCTCCATACCTTCCATAGCTCTTACTAccttccatagctctccatagctaTCCAtagctctctgtagctctctataGCTCTCCGTACCTTCCATAGCTCTTACTACCTTCCATAGCTCTCCACAGCTATCtatagctctccatagctctccatagcttCCATAACTCTCCTTAGCTCTCCATAGCTTCCAtaactctccatagctctccatagctctccataccaTCCATAgcttccatagctctccataactctccatagctctccatagctctccataccaTCCATAGCTTCCATAGCTCTCCgtagctctccatagctctctatagctctccataccttccatagctctctatagctctccatagctctctaTAGCTCTCCATATCATCCATAGTTTCCATAgatctccatagctctccatagcaCTCCATACCATCCATAGCTTCtatagctctccatagctctccataccaTCCATAGCTTCCAtaactctccatagctctccataccatctatagcttccatagctctccatagctctccatagctctccatagctctccataccttccatagctctccatagctctccgtAGCTCTCTATAGCTCTCCATACCTTCCATAGCCCTTACTAccttccatagctctccatagctctctgtagctctctataGCTCTCCGTACCTTCCATAGCTCTTACTACCTTCtatagctctccatagctctccataccaTCCATAGCTTCCATAACTCTCAATAGCTCTCCATAccttccatagctctccataccttccatagctctccatagctctccaaaGCTCTCCAAACCTTCCATAGCTCTCAATACCTCTCCATACCTTCCATAGCTCTTAATAccttccatagctctccatagctctccatagctctaCATACCTTCCATAGCTCTCAATAGCTCTCCATACCTTCCATAGATCTCaatagctctccatagctctccatacctTCCATAGCTCTTAATAccttccatagctctccatagctctccaaaGCTCTCCAAACCTTCCATAGCTCTCAATACCTCTCCATACCTTCCATAGCTTTCAATAGCTCTCCATACCTTCCATAGCTCTCaatagctctccatagctctccatacctTCCATAGCTCTTAATACCTTTCATAGCTCTCCATAGCGCTCAATAGTTCTCAATAGCTCTCCATACCTTCCATAGCTCTCaatagctctccatagctctccatacctTCCATAGCTCTTAATACCTTCCATAACTCTCCACAGCTCTCCATACCTTCCATAGCTCTCCAAACCTTCCATAGCTCTCCAAACCTTCCATACCTCTTAATAccttccatagctctccatagctctccatagctctccaaaCCTTCCATAGCTCTCAATACCTCTCCATAccttccatagctctccatagctctccatacctTCCATAGCGCTCAATAGCTTCCATAGCTATCCATACCTTCCATAGCTCTTAATACctttcagttggtagagcatggtgtttgcaacgccagggttgtcggttcgtttcccacgggggaccagtacggggaaaaaaagaaaaaaaaatgtatgaaatgtatgcattcactactgtaagtcgctctggataagagcgtctgctcaatgactaaaatgtaaatgtaaatgtaatagctCTCCACAGCTGTCCACAGCTTTCCATAGCTCTCCGTAGCTCTCTATAGCTCTCCATACCTTCCATAGCTCTTACTAccttccatagctctccatagctaTCCAtagctctctgtagctctctataGCTCTCCGTACCTTCCATAGCTCTTACTACCTTCCATAGCTCTCCACAGCTATCtatagctctccatagctctccatagcttCCATAACTCTCCTTAGCTCTCCATAGCTTCCAtaactctccatagctctccatagctctccataccaTCCATAgcttccatagctctccataaCTCTCCgtagctctccatagctctccataccaTCCATAGCTTCCATAGCTCTCCgtagctctccatagctctctatagctctccataccttccatagctctctatagctctccataccttccatagctctccatagctctccatagctctctaTAGCTCTCCATACCATCAATAGTTTCCATAgatctccatagctctccatagcaCTCCATACCATCCATAGCTTCtatagctctccatagctctccataccaTCCATAGCTTCCAtaactctccatagctctccataccatctatagcttccatagctctccatagctctccatagctctccatagctctccatacctTCCacagctctccatagctctccgtAGCTCTCTATAGCTCTCCATACCTTCCATAGCTCTTACTACCTTCCATAGCTATCCAtagctctctgtagctctctataGCTCTCCGTACCTTCCATAGCTCTTACTACCTTCCATAGCTCTCCACAGCTATCtatagctctccatagctctccatagcttCCATAACTCTCCTTAGCTCTCCATAGCTTCCAtaactctccatagctctccatagctctccataccaTCCATAgcttccatagctctccataactctccatagctctccatagctctccataccaTCCATAGCTTCCATAGCTCTCCgtagctctccatagctctctatagctctccataccttccatagctctctatagctctccataccttccatagctctccatagctctccatagctctctaTAGCTCTCCATATCATCCATAGTTTCCATAgatctccatagctctccatagcaCTCCATACCATCCATAGCTTCtatagctctccatagctctccataccaTCCATAGCTTCCAtaactctccatagctctccttacCATCTATAgcttccatagctctccatagctctccatagctctccatagctctccataccatctatagcttccatagctctccatagcttccataactctccatagctctccatagctctccataccaTCCATAgcttccatagctctccataactctccatagctctccatagctctccataccaTCCATAGCTTCCATAGCTCTCCgtagctctccatagctctctaTAGCTCTCCATACCTTCCATAGCTCTCTATAGGTCTCCATAccttccatagctctccatagctctccatagctctctaTAGCTCTCCATATCATCCATAGTTTCCATAgatctccatagctctccatagcaCTCCATACCATCCATAGCTTCtatagctctccatagctctccataccaTCCATAGCTTCCAtaactctccatagctctccataccatctatagcttccatagctctccatagctctccatagctctccatagctctccataccttccatagctctccatagctctccgtAGCTCTCTATAGCTCTCCGTACCTTCCATAGCTCTTACTACCTTCCATAGCTCTCCACAGCTATCtatagctctccatagctctccatagcttccataactctccatagctctccatagcttccataactctccatagctctccatagctctccatagctctccataccaTCCATAgcttccatag is a window of Salmo salar chromosome ssa18, Ssal_v3.1, whole genome shotgun sequence DNA encoding:
- the LOC106577093 gene encoding NK1 transcription factor-related protein 2, with the protein product MFVFTGEDTGTDHSSSADLKHQAAVNPLSVHSTTEPEEQEEGAGDSISSSAGTSATHDPSPHKRRRSDHGCAKPRRARTAFTYEQLVALENKFRSTKYLSVCDRLNLALSLSLTETQVKIWFQNRRTKWKKQNPGADSTMSPGSNSLVSVNPCPVTCVSSSASYQTFPSFSSGNMIFHTAAVPLSSTGGLLHHFLPNGYHLQPSYFTPHL